A window of the Synechococcus sp. LTW-R genome harbors these coding sequences:
- a CDS encoding quinone-dependent dihydroorotate dehydrogenase, giving the protein MAEVGTGSLYQRFVGPLLSRDDGADAEQLSQLTLQALGQASLRRNWPLVSSSLAGLGAELQRKDLRLEQTLFGCRFLNPVGLAAGFDKNAVAAGIWHLFGFGFAELGTITWHAQPGNPRPRLFRLADERAALNRMGFNNQGAQAARRTLERQALPAAGQRPAVLGINLGKSKVTSLDLAPDDYASSLELLAPLADYAVINVSSPNTPGLRELQDEVQLRRLVERLRRLPACPPLLVKIAPDLEDDAIDAIARLAYEEGLAGVIAVNTSLNRLGLEGRRLAPTGKTLAEEAGGLSGAPLRQRALEVMRRLRVTAGPSLPLIGVGGIDSPESAWERITAGASLVQVYTGWIYGGPALVPEILEGLSAQLDRHGFRNISEAVGSGVPWS; this is encoded by the coding sequence ATGGCTGAGGTCGGCACTGGATCGCTCTATCAGCGTTTTGTGGGCCCCCTGCTCAGCCGTGATGACGGGGCGGATGCCGAGCAGCTGAGCCAGCTCACCCTGCAGGCCCTTGGTCAGGCGTCGCTGCGCCGCAACTGGCCCTTGGTGAGCAGCTCCCTGGCGGGACTCGGGGCGGAGCTGCAGCGCAAAGACTTGAGGCTCGAGCAGACCCTGTTCGGCTGCCGCTTCCTGAATCCCGTCGGCCTGGCGGCCGGCTTTGACAAGAACGCCGTCGCGGCGGGCATCTGGCACCTCTTTGGCTTTGGCTTTGCTGAGCTGGGGACGATCACCTGGCACGCTCAGCCCGGCAATCCCCGGCCCCGCTTGTTCCGCTTGGCCGACGAGCGGGCTGCCCTGAACCGGATGGGGTTCAACAACCAAGGTGCCCAGGCCGCCCGCCGCACCCTCGAACGCCAGGCCCTGCCCGCGGCTGGTCAGCGCCCCGCGGTCCTGGGGATCAACCTGGGTAAGTCCAAAGTTACCTCCCTGGACCTGGCTCCAGACGACTACGCCTCCTCCCTGGAGCTTCTGGCTCCCCTGGCGGATTACGCGGTCATCAATGTCAGCTCCCCCAATACCCCGGGTCTGCGGGAGCTCCAGGACGAAGTGCAGTTGCGGCGACTCGTGGAGCGGCTGCGGCGTCTGCCGGCCTGCCCGCCCTTGCTGGTGAAGATTGCGCCGGACCTGGAGGACGACGCGATCGATGCCATTGCCCGCCTGGCCTATGAGGAGGGCCTGGCCGGTGTCATCGCGGTCAACACCAGCCTGAATCGTCTCGGTCTGGAGGGGCGTCGCCTGGCCCCGACCGGGAAGACCCTGGCGGAGGAAGCGGGGGGCTTGAGTGGTGCGCCCCTGCGGCAGCGGGCCCTGGAGGTGATGCGTCGCCTGCGGGTGACCGCGGGGCCAAGCCTCCCCTTGATCGGGGTGGGTGGCATCGATTCCCCGGAGTCCGCCTGGGAGCGGATCACCGCGGGCGCCTCCCTGGTGCAGGTCTACACCGGCTGGATCTACGGCGGACCGGCCTTGGTCCCCGAGATCCTGGAGGGCCTGAGCGCGCAGCTCGATCGCCACGGCTTCCGCAACATCAGCGAAGCCGTCGGCTCTGGGGTGCCCTGGAGCTGA
- a CDS encoding type II secretion system protein GspD, translated as MTVGAQEIVSYTVQAGQNGAPNSCQPEFGTAGLTFGARVSRIDDNGFVTFSMSPEISAVIATDQLIAGCGTVNTLTTRRLDTGEVRVRDGQTLILTGVISDSDQAVVRKWPVLGDIPFVGQFFRNSINKREKRELVILVSPRIIRDDNGGTFGYGYQAATPEARQLVSPY; from the coding sequence GTGACCGTTGGTGCCCAGGAGATCGTCAGTTACACCGTCCAGGCCGGACAGAACGGCGCGCCGAACAGCTGTCAGCCCGAATTTGGAACCGCAGGTCTGACTTTTGGTGCGCGCGTGTCCCGCATCGACGACAACGGTTTCGTCACCTTCTCGATGTCACCGGAAATCTCAGCGGTGATCGCAACGGACCAGCTCATTGCAGGCTGCGGCACGGTGAACACCCTGACGACCCGTCGCCTTGATACCGGTGAGGTGCGGGTGCGCGATGGCCAGACTTTGATCCTGACGGGCGTGATTTCCGATTCCGACCAGGCCGTGGTGCGCAAGTGGCCCGTCCTTGGCGACATCCCGTTCGTCGGTCAGTTCTTCCGGAATTCCATCAACAAACGGGAGAAACGCGAGCTGGTGATCCTTGTTTCGCCGCGCATCATTCGCGACGACAACGGCGGCACCTTCGGCTACGGCTACCAAGCAGCGACGCCGGAAGCCCGTCAGTTGGTTTCGCCCTACTAA
- a CDS encoding pentapeptide repeat-containing protein: MARLRPSLASLVVLLETGTAWAADDQALMRTLDQRACERCMLQDADLVHADLRDAQLQGAQMERANLSGARLDGADLRESNLRFTSLAGASLRGADLRGSQLEGTDLRNSDLSGAQLDPGALEGSHWQGARGVNASVHSYAALHNAGVQAAEAGRFPEAEQFFSRAIERLPNAAVSWMARGVSRAEQGQFSLAAQDLRYAGRLYSELGALQQAKSLEEAAVTLLKPSKKAKSGNGMGSALLGGLMAAFKMVAPIAAKAALPGSI, from the coding sequence ATGGCTCGCCTGCGCCCCTCACTCGCGAGCTTGGTTGTGCTGCTGGAGACTGGTACCGCATGGGCCGCCGACGATCAAGCCCTGATGCGAACCCTGGATCAGCGGGCCTGTGAGCGCTGCATGCTGCAGGACGCCGATCTGGTCCATGCCGATCTGCGCGATGCCCAGCTGCAGGGAGCCCAAATGGAGCGGGCCAACCTGAGCGGCGCGCGGCTCGATGGGGCCGACCTACGCGAGAGCAACCTGCGCTTCACCAGCCTGGCGGGCGCCTCCCTGCGGGGAGCCGATCTGCGGGGATCGCAACTGGAGGGCACCGATCTGCGCAACAGCGACCTCTCGGGCGCCCAACTCGACCCCGGCGCCCTCGAGGGCAGCCATTGGCAGGGCGCCCGCGGCGTGAATGCCTCCGTCCACAGCTATGCCGCCCTCCACAACGCGGGTGTGCAGGCGGCGGAAGCCGGCCGCTTCCCGGAGGCCGAGCAGTTCTTCAGCCGCGCGATTGAACGGCTCCCCAACGCCGCCGTCAGCTGGATGGCCCGAGGGGTCAGCCGCGCCGAACAGGGGCAGTTCAGCCTGGCGGCCCAGGACCTGCGCTACGCAGGCCGGCTCTACAGCGAGCTTGGAGCGCTCCAACAAGCCAAATCCCTGGAAGAGGCTGCCGTCACCCTGCTGAAACCGAGCAAGAAAGCGAAGTCCGGCAACGGCATGGGCAGCGCCCTGCTCGGTGGACTGATGGCCGCCTTCAAGATGGTGGCGCCGATCGCCGCCAAGGCTGCTCTGCCGGGTTCGATTTAG
- a CDS encoding histidinol-phosphate transaminase gives MEAHGGNLEATARRLGCRPDQILDASASLAPFALPRAARRALRQVDLRAYPDRSQWRLRQQIALLHQLAPEAVLPGNGAAELFTWAARDAASSGVSLLPQPGFADYGRSLQCWGGQQRSWSLPLEWDQAFPQPFPAASAAEVFWITNPHNPTGQLWSRESLEPLLARHRLVICDEAFLSLVPGGEQQSLIPLVAEHSNLVVIRSLTKLYGIAGVRLGYAVAQPERLQRWAQWRDPWPINAWAGALADALLRDPRDYARWCARVQRWVVEEGGWLQRRLRDLPGIRPYPSAVNYLLLRAEQGSLQPLREALEQRHRILVRDCRSFAGLGESWLRIGLQDRAGNRRLLRALGAELLQ, from the coding sequence ATGGAAGCCCACGGCGGCAATTTGGAGGCCACGGCTCGGCGCTTGGGGTGCCGGCCCGATCAGATCCTCGATGCCAGTGCCTCCCTGGCCCCCTTTGCCCTGCCGCGGGCAGCCCGCCGTGCCCTGCGTCAGGTGGACCTGCGGGCCTACCCCGACCGCAGCCAGTGGCGCCTTCGCCAGCAGATCGCCCTGCTGCATCAGCTCGCTCCCGAGGCGGTTCTCCCCGGCAATGGAGCGGCCGAACTCTTCACGTGGGCGGCCCGTGATGCGGCGAGCAGCGGTGTCTCCCTCCTGCCCCAGCCCGGTTTCGCCGACTACGGGCGCAGCCTCCAGTGCTGGGGCGGACAGCAGCGTTCTTGGTCTCTTCCTCTGGAGTGGGACCAGGCCTTTCCGCAGCCGTTCCCCGCTGCCTCAGCGGCTGAGGTGTTCTGGATCACCAATCCCCACAACCCCACCGGGCAGCTCTGGAGCAGGGAGTCCCTGGAGCCGCTCTTGGCGCGCCATCGCCTGGTCATCTGCGACGAGGCCTTCTTGTCCTTGGTGCCGGGCGGGGAGCAGCAGTCCCTGATTCCCCTGGTGGCGGAGCACTCCAACCTGGTGGTGATCCGCAGCCTGACCAAGCTGTACGGAATTGCCGGAGTCCGTTTGGGCTATGCCGTCGCCCAGCCCGAGCGGCTGCAGCGTTGGGCCCAGTGGCGCGATCCTTGGCCGATCAATGCCTGGGCTGGGGCCCTGGCCGATGCCTTGCTGCGGGATCCGCGCGATTACGCGCGCTGGTGCGCTCGCGTGCAGCGCTGGGTCGTTGAGGAGGGTGGGTGGTTGCAGCGGCGCCTGCGGGATTTGCCGGGCATTCGCCCCTACCCCTCGGCGGTGAATTACCTCCTGCTGCGCGCCGAGCAGGGCTCGTTGCAACCGTTGCGGGAGGCGTTGGAGCAGCGTCATCGCATCCTGGTGCGTGATTGCCGCTCCTTCGCGGGACTGGGGGAGTCCTGGCTGCGGATCGGCCTTCAGGACCGTGCCGGCAACAGGCGGCTGCTGCGGGCCCTAGGCGCTGAGCTCCTGCAGTAA
- a CDS encoding glycosyltransferase gives MSRLLIAASGTGGHLFPALAVAQALPSDWEVQWLGVPDRLETELVPSSIRLHTVEAGGLQGRGLRKLYNLLRLLGATVAVRRLIRRERIRLVFSTGGYIAAPAILAARWCGVPVVLHESNGVPGKVTRLFGRLCSQVAVGLPQAAERLQGCRPRVTGTPVRRAFLQPAALPSWVPQGSGPLLLVMGGSQGAVGLNRMVRPLLPRLLESGCRVVHLSGSNDPESGTLQHPLYAERPFSDEVAGLLQHADLVISRAGAGSLSELAVCGSPSILVPYPQAADKHQDANAGAAAAVGAAVIVWQHPPEHPALAQTVWRLLGPRLRGCDPGIDPLLHLRRGMERLAVRDAEGLIAELLQELSA, from the coding sequence ATGTCACGCCTGTTGATCGCTGCCAGCGGCACCGGCGGGCATCTCTTTCCAGCCCTCGCCGTCGCCCAGGCGCTGCCCTCGGATTGGGAAGTCCAATGGCTGGGGGTCCCCGATCGGCTGGAGACCGAGCTGGTGCCGAGCAGCATCCGCCTGCACACCGTCGAAGCCGGTGGCCTCCAGGGTCGGGGTCTGCGCAAGCTCTACAACCTGTTGCGCCTGCTGGGCGCCACCGTTGCGGTCCGGCGCCTGATCCGCCGAGAGCGGATCCGCCTGGTCTTCAGCACCGGCGGTTACATCGCTGCACCGGCAATCCTCGCGGCACGCTGGTGTGGGGTGCCGGTGGTGCTGCATGAATCCAATGGCGTCCCCGGGAAAGTGACGCGGCTGTTTGGACGGCTCTGCAGCCAAGTCGCCGTCGGACTGCCGCAAGCGGCGGAGCGCCTGCAAGGGTGCCGCCCGCGGGTCACGGGCACCCCGGTGCGGCGCGCGTTCCTGCAACCCGCAGCCCTCCCCAGCTGGGTGCCTCAGGGATCCGGCCCGCTGCTGCTGGTGATGGGCGGCAGCCAAGGGGCCGTGGGACTCAACCGCATGGTGCGGCCGCTACTGCCCCGGTTGCTCGAGTCGGGCTGCCGGGTCGTGCACCTCAGCGGCAGCAACGACCCCGAGAGCGGGACGCTCCAGCATCCCCTCTACGCCGAGCGCCCCTTCAGCGATGAGGTGGCCGGCTTGCTGCAACACGCCGATCTGGTGATCAGCCGGGCCGGAGCCGGCAGCTTGAGCGAATTGGCGGTCTGCGGGAGCCCATCGATCTTGGTCCCCTACCCCCAAGCGGCGGACAAACACCAAGACGCCAACGCCGGTGCCGCCGCTGCCGTCGGTGCGGCGGTGATCGTCTGGCAGCACCCCCCCGAACATCCCGCCCTGGCGCAAACGGTCTGGCGCCTGCTGGGTCCGCGCCTGCGGGGCTGTGACCCAGGGATTGATCCGCTGCTGCACCTGCGGCGCGGGATGGAGCGCCTGGCGGTCCGCGATGCGGAAGGACTGATTGCGGAGTTACTGCAGGAGCTCAGCGCCTAG
- a CDS encoding NAD(P)-dependent oxidoreductase, with protein sequence MASDQAGAVSCIGLGALGAPMARNLLQAGWRVTVFNRSPEPAAALAEAGAHRAASVAEAASASPLLLLCLSDDQAVDEVVALARAGLRPGALVIDCSTISPSTSQRLAQELASQGVSYVDAPVTGGTEGAQAGTLRVLIGADHASLTRARPVLEVIGGSLHHFGPVGAGQQAKAVNQVLVAGSYAAVAEALALADRLGLPPEPLVEALKGGAAGSWALENRSQQMINDSYPLGFKLALHRKDLAIALNAAAEAQLALPVCEQVAAIEDDLIDQGCGELDVSSLARWFKG encoded by the coding sequence ATGGCCAGTGATCAGGCAGGCGCCGTGAGCTGCATTGGCCTGGGGGCGCTCGGGGCCCCCATGGCCCGCAACCTGCTGCAGGCCGGCTGGAGAGTCACCGTCTTCAACCGCAGTCCCGAGCCCGCGGCAGCCCTGGCCGAAGCCGGGGCCCATCGGGCAGCGAGCGTGGCGGAGGCGGCCTCAGCCTCGCCGCTGCTGCTGCTCTGCCTGAGTGATGACCAAGCGGTCGATGAGGTGGTGGCGCTCGCCCGAGCCGGCCTGCGGCCGGGGGCCTTGGTGATCGACTGTTCCACCATCAGCCCGAGCACCAGCCAACGGCTCGCCCAAGAGCTGGCGAGCCAAGGGGTGAGCTACGTCGATGCCCCCGTCACCGGTGGAACTGAAGGGGCCCAGGCGGGAACCCTGCGGGTCTTAATCGGGGCTGACCATGCCTCCCTCACACGGGCCCGGCCCGTCCTGGAGGTGATCGGCGGCAGCCTGCACCACTTCGGTCCCGTTGGCGCGGGGCAACAGGCCAAAGCCGTCAATCAGGTGCTGGTGGCCGGGAGCTATGCCGCCGTCGCTGAAGCCTTGGCCCTCGCCGATCGCCTTGGTCTGCCCCCTGAACCCCTGGTGGAAGCCCTGAAGGGTGGCGCCGCTGGCTCCTGGGCCCTGGAGAACAGGAGCCAACAGATGATCAACGACTCCTATCCGTTGGGGTTCAAGTTGGCCTTGCACCGCAAGGACCTCGCCATCGCCCTCAACGCCGCGGCCGAGGCCCAGTTAGCGCTTCCGGTCTGCGAACAGGTGGCCGCCATCGAGGACGACCTGATCGATCAGGGCTGCGGCGAGCTGGATGTCTCGTCGCTGGCCCGCTGGTTCAAAGGGTGA
- a CDS encoding EF-hand domain-containing protein — MRRHRSRFLLAAGAGLLMACPLAVQAQTPQEIKAYERRLQQLFEQLDRDGNRRLDRQEVQGQPYLERHFERLDQHRRGYLAPADLKPSRQQPPPRAERVLRKADQNGDGRIDRQEAQGYPWLRKHFDVIDRNGDGSLDRQELNTLSKPAHGQ; from the coding sequence ATGAGGCGCCACCGCTCCCGTTTCCTGCTTGCCGCTGGCGCCGGCCTGCTGATGGCCTGCCCCCTGGCCGTGCAGGCCCAGACGCCGCAGGAAATCAAGGCCTACGAACGGCGCCTGCAGCAGCTCTTCGAACAACTGGACCGAGACGGCAACCGACGGCTCGATCGCCAAGAGGTCCAAGGGCAGCCCTACCTCGAGCGCCACTTCGAGCGCCTCGACCAGCATCGGCGGGGCTACCTCGCCCCCGCCGATCTCAAACCCAGCCGCCAGCAACCGCCGCCGCGCGCCGAGCGGGTCTTGCGCAAGGCCGATCAAAACGGCGATGGCCGAATCGATCGTCAGGAAGCCCAGGGCTACCCCTGGCTGCGCAAACACTTCGACGTCATCGACCGCAATGGCGATGGCAGCCTGGATCGCCAAGAACTCAACACCCTCTCGAAACCCGCCCATGGCCAGTGA
- a CDS encoding response regulator — MAVPARSTPQRIWVVDDDPEQRRLVGTYLTDQGYDVRCLSSGEQLMARLESQRPDLVVLDVMLPGEDGLTLLRRLRDGGDDLPVVMLTAKGDGIDRIIGLEQGADDYLGKPFLPRELTARIEAVLRRRVALPAGTPLAEGQLVEFGENRLDLANRRLERNAQPVVITSGEFSLLAAFVQHPHRPLSRERLIELARGPESETDSRSMDVQISRVRKLVEPDPTRPRYLQTVWGYGYVFVPDGQARTR; from the coding sequence ATGGCCGTGCCTGCACGGAGCACTCCCCAACGCATCTGGGTCGTGGATGACGATCCCGAGCAGCGGCGTTTGGTCGGCACCTACCTGACCGACCAGGGCTACGACGTGCGCTGCCTGAGCAGCGGCGAACAACTGATGGCTCGGCTCGAGAGCCAACGGCCCGATTTGGTTGTCCTCGACGTGATGCTCCCCGGGGAGGACGGATTGACGCTGTTGCGCCGGCTGCGGGACGGCGGCGATGACCTGCCGGTGGTGATGCTGACGGCCAAAGGCGATGGCATTGATCGGATCATTGGCCTGGAGCAGGGAGCCGATGACTACCTCGGTAAACCCTTCCTGCCGCGGGAGCTGACGGCGCGGATTGAGGCGGTCCTGCGGCGCCGGGTGGCGCTGCCCGCCGGAACGCCCCTGGCGGAGGGCCAGCTAGTGGAGTTCGGCGAGAACCGGCTGGATCTGGCCAACCGCCGCCTGGAGCGCAATGCCCAACCGGTCGTGATCACCAGCGGTGAGTTCAGCCTGTTGGCGGCCTTTGTGCAGCACCCCCATCGCCCCCTTTCCCGCGAACGCCTGATCGAGCTCGCCCGCGGACCGGAATCGGAGACCGACAGCCGCAGCATGGATGTGCAGATCTCGCGGGTCCGCAAGTTGGTGGAGCCCGATCCCACCCGGCCCCGCTACCTGCAGACGGTCTGGGGGTACGGCTACGTCTTTGTGCCCGATGGCCAAGCACGCACCCGTTAA
- a CDS encoding ATP-binding protein, whose product MAKHAPVKYVLAGAGISALGLVVLQSLLAQRLERAQIAQMGPEVAFNLRLGELALDRLPPQALARLSGLPLRVGPFPPVSRDGRLQRQALLLQQELCQRVRPCPPVLPAASETPGLWVELLSPLEPIWLFTPVGPAQRWPPDPLLLGLSLLTGSISASFLFLWREVQTPLQQLEQALGSVGRSGLQPALPERGARVVRSLTGRFNAMVERLASNDRERATMLAGIAHDLKSPLTRLRLRLADQQAAEADLDALERITSQFLLFAGGGDAEPAVQLPLDQWLAELTAPLEAEQVQLDLTPLEASVQPVALGRAVGNLIENALSHGQAPLRLVLRPAEADGFRIEVWDQGPGIPADQWPQALMPFQRLDRARGGSGHCGLGLAIAARVAASHGGGLSRVQSEQGFAVVLTAHSLAAA is encoded by the coding sequence ATGGCCAAGCACGCACCCGTTAAGTACGTCCTGGCGGGGGCGGGCATTTCCGCCCTGGGGCTGGTCGTGTTGCAGTCCCTGCTGGCCCAGCGCCTGGAGCGCGCGCAGATTGCCCAGATGGGGCCGGAGGTGGCCTTCAACCTGCGGCTCGGGGAATTGGCACTGGATCGCCTGCCCCCCCAGGCGCTGGCCCGGCTGAGTGGGTTGCCCTTGCGGGTGGGCCCCTTCCCTCCCGTGAGCCGCGATGGACGCCTGCAACGCCAGGCGTTGCTGCTGCAGCAGGAGTTGTGCCAGCGGGTGCGGCCCTGTCCGCCGGTTCTTCCGGCCGCCAGCGAGACACCGGGGCTCTGGGTTGAGTTGCTGTCGCCCCTCGAGCCGATCTGGCTGTTCACTCCCGTGGGCCCCGCCCAGCGTTGGCCACCCGATCCCCTCCTGCTGGGGCTTTCGCTGTTGACCGGAAGCATCTCCGCCTCCTTCCTGTTCCTCTGGCGTGAGGTGCAAACGCCCCTGCAGCAGCTGGAGCAGGCGCTGGGGTCGGTGGGGCGATCGGGTTTGCAACCAGCCCTGCCCGAGCGCGGCGCGCGGGTCGTTCGCTCCTTGACGGGGCGTTTCAACGCCATGGTCGAGCGCCTGGCCAGCAATGACCGGGAGCGGGCAACGATGCTGGCGGGCATCGCCCACGACCTCAAGAGTCCCTTGACCCGTCTGCGCTTGCGCCTGGCGGATCAGCAGGCGGCGGAAGCGGACCTGGATGCGCTGGAGCGCATCACCAGTCAGTTCCTCTTGTTTGCGGGAGGGGGCGATGCGGAACCGGCGGTGCAGTTGCCCCTGGATCAGTGGTTGGCGGAGTTGACCGCTCCCCTGGAGGCGGAGCAGGTGCAGCTCGATCTCACTCCCTTGGAGGCGAGCGTGCAGCCGGTGGCCTTGGGCCGAGCGGTGGGCAACTTGATCGAGAACGCCCTCAGTCACGGTCAGGCTCCGCTGCGGTTGGTGTTGCGTCCTGCGGAGGCGGATGGCTTCCGCATCGAGGTCTGGGATCAAGGTCCGGGAATTCCGGCGGATCAGTGGCCTCAGGCCCTGATGCCCTTCCAACGCTTGGACCGGGCGCGGGGTGGCAGCGGCCACTGCGGTTTGGGTCTGGCGATTGCTGCCCGGGTCGCGGCGAGCCATGGCGGCGGCCTGAGCCGGGTGCAGAGCGAGCAGGGATTTGCGGTGGTGCTGACGGCCCACTCCCTCGCGGCGGCCTAG
- the pgk gene encoding phosphoglycerate kinase: MAKRSLASISADELRSKRVLVRVDFNVPLNDAGAITDDTRIRAALPTINDLVGKGAKVILSAHFGRPKGQVNESMRLTPVAARLGELLGKGVVKTDSCIGADAEAKVAAMADGDVVLLENVRFFAEEEKNEGDFAKKLASLADVYVNDAFGAAHRAHASTEGVTQYLSPSVAGYLMEKELQYLQGAIDEPKRPLAAIVGGSKVSSKIGVLEALLDKCDKILVGGGMIFTFYKARGLSVGKSLVEEDKLELAKELEAKAAAKGVQFLLPTDVVLADNFAPDANSQIAKVDAIPDGWMGLDIGPDSVKVFQDALADCKTVIWNGPMGVFEFDAFAAGTNAIATTLADLSGKGCCTIIGGGDSVAAVEKAGLADKMSHISTGGGASLELLEGKVLPGVAALDEA, from the coding sequence ATGGCGAAGCGCTCCCTGGCCAGCATTTCCGCTGACGAGCTGCGCAGCAAGCGCGTGCTGGTTCGGGTCGACTTCAACGTGCCCCTGAACGATGCCGGCGCCATCACCGATGACACCCGCATCCGCGCTGCCCTCCCCACCATCAATGATCTGGTCGGCAAGGGCGCCAAGGTGATCCTCTCGGCCCACTTCGGCCGTCCCAAGGGTCAGGTGAACGAGTCCATGCGCCTCACCCCCGTCGCTGCACGCCTGGGCGAACTGCTGGGCAAGGGCGTGGTGAAAACCGACAGCTGCATCGGTGCCGACGCTGAAGCCAAGGTGGCCGCCATGGCCGACGGCGACGTCGTGCTGCTCGAGAACGTCCGCTTCTTCGCTGAAGAAGAGAAGAACGAAGGCGACTTCGCCAAGAAGCTGGCCAGCCTGGCTGACGTGTACGTGAACGACGCCTTCGGCGCCGCCCACCGTGCCCACGCCTCCACTGAGGGCGTGACCCAGTACTTGAGCCCCAGCGTGGCCGGCTACCTGATGGAGAAGGAGCTCCAGTACCTCCAAGGCGCCATCGACGAGCCCAAGCGTCCCCTGGCCGCCATCGTCGGCGGCTCCAAGGTGAGCTCCAAGATCGGCGTGCTCGAGGCCCTGCTCGACAAGTGCGACAAGATCCTTGTCGGCGGCGGAATGATCTTCACCTTCTACAAAGCCCGCGGCCTCTCCGTCGGCAAGAGCCTGGTGGAAGAGGACAAGCTCGAGCTGGCCAAGGAGCTGGAAGCCAAGGCCGCTGCCAAGGGCGTTCAGTTCCTGCTGCCCACCGATGTGGTGCTGGCCGACAACTTCGCCCCCGACGCCAACAGCCAGATCGCCAAGGTGGATGCCATCCCCGACGGCTGGATGGGTCTGGACATCGGCCCCGACTCCGTGAAGGTGTTCCAGGACGCCCTGGCTGACTGCAAGACCGTCATCTGGAACGGCCCCATGGGCGTGTTCGAGTTCGACGCCTTCGCCGCTGGCACCAACGCCATTGCCACCACCCTGGCCGACCTGAGCGGCAAGGGCTGCTGCACGATCATCGGCGGTGGTGACTCCGTGGCCGCCGTTGAGAAGGCCGGCCTGGCCGACAAGATGTCCCACATCTCCACCGGTGGTGGCGCCAGCCTGGAGCTGCTCGAAGGCAAGGTCCTCCCCGGCGTGGCTGCCCTCGACGAAGCCTGA
- a CDS encoding universal stress protein has product MFEIVLFPIDRSRQAAETASFALKLAQQHDSRLVVLSVVEPGQDDPAAVAALLEQARGRFQEQGVSCEVLEREGKPAFVICDVADEINADVIVMGTRGLSLEAEDAPSTASRVIQLAPCPVMVVP; this is encoded by the coding sequence ATGTTCGAGATCGTTCTCTTCCCCATCGACCGCAGCCGGCAGGCCGCTGAAACCGCCTCCTTCGCCTTGAAGTTGGCCCAGCAGCACGACAGCCGTTTGGTGGTGCTTTCGGTGGTGGAGCCCGGTCAGGACGATCCCGCCGCCGTCGCGGCCTTGTTGGAGCAGGCCCGCGGTCGCTTTCAGGAGCAGGGGGTGAGCTGCGAGGTGCTGGAGCGTGAGGGCAAGCCGGCCTTCGTGATCTGTGATGTGGCCGATGAGATCAATGCCGACGTGATCGTGATGGGGACCCGGGGGCTGAGCCTCGAAGCGGAGGACGCCCCGAGTACGGCCTCCCGTGTGATTCAGTTGGCCCCTTGCCCCGTGATGGTGGTGCCGTGA
- the ylqF gene encoding ribosome biogenesis GTPase YlqF, whose product MSELLSSAAPSIQWYPGHIAKAERSLTDNLAKVDLVIEVRDARIPTATGHPRLQRWIQGKQHLLVLNRRDMIPTQAREAWDAWFRSQGQTPWWSDAKAGTGVKQLQQAAIRAGDSLNERRRNRGMRPRPVRALMLGFPNVGKSALINRLVRQKVVDSARRAGVTRSLRWVRLGQDLDLLDAPGVLPPRLDDQLAALRLALCDDIGQAAYDGEAAAMAFVHMLSALEAKEQSGVKPGLLEGRYGIPVDPLPGEGAPQPDVHAWLTGAAERHTSGDTARMAQRFLDDFRRGMLGPIALELP is encoded by the coding sequence GTGAGTGAGCTGCTGAGTAGCGCAGCACCGTCGATCCAGTGGTACCCAGGCCACATCGCGAAGGCGGAGCGTTCGCTCACCGACAACCTGGCCAAGGTGGATTTGGTGATTGAGGTGCGCGATGCCCGCATCCCCACCGCCACCGGCCATCCCCGGCTTCAGCGTTGGATCCAAGGCAAGCAGCACCTGTTGGTCTTGAACCGCCGGGACATGATCCCGACCCAGGCGCGGGAAGCCTGGGATGCCTGGTTTCGCAGCCAGGGTCAAACCCCCTGGTGGAGTGATGCCAAGGCCGGCACCGGCGTGAAGCAACTGCAGCAGGCCGCCATTCGGGCGGGGGATTCCCTGAACGAGCGGCGCCGCAACCGGGGCATGCGTCCCCGGCCGGTCCGGGCCTTGATGCTCGGCTTTCCCAACGTGGGCAAGTCCGCCCTGATCAACCGTTTGGTCCGCCAGAAGGTCGTGGACAGCGCCCGCCGTGCGGGCGTGACCCGCAGCCTGCGCTGGGTCCGCCTCGGCCAAGACCTCGACCTGCTGGATGCCCCTGGGGTGCTCCCCCCGCGGCTCGATGACCAGCTCGCTGCCCTGCGGCTCGCGCTGTGCGACGACATCGGCCAGGCGGCCTACGACGGCGAGGCGGCGGCTATGGCCTTTGTGCACATGCTCTCCGCCCTGGAAGCTAAGGAGCAATCCGGCGTTAAGCCGGGTCTGCTGGAGGGGCGCTACGGGATTCCCGTCGACCCGTTGCCGGGGGAGGGCGCGCCTCAGCCGGATGTTCACGCTTGGTTGACGGGGGCGGCGGAGCGGCACACCAGTGGCGACACCGCTCGGATGGCCCAACGGTTCCTCGATGACTTCCGGCGGGGCATGCTCGGACCGATTGCCTTGGAGTTGCCGTGA